A stretch of the Bradysia coprophila strain Holo2 unplaced genomic scaffold, BU_Bcop_v1 contig_239, whole genome shotgun sequence genome encodes the following:
- the LOC119077548 gene encoding histone H2B-like → MPPKTSGKAAKKAGKAQKNISKGDKKKKRKRKESYAIYIYKVLKQVHPDTGISSKAMSIMNSFVNDIFERIAAEASRLAHYNKRSTITSREIQTAVRLLLPGELAKHAVSEGTKAVTKYTSSK, encoded by the coding sequence ATGCCACCAAAGACAAGCGGAAAAGCTGCAAAGAAGGCCGGCAAGGCACAAAAGAACATTTCGAAAGGcgacaagaagaagaaacgcaAGCGTAAGGAATCTTATGCCATCTACATCTACAAAGTGTTGAAGCAAGTGCATCCAGACACTGGTATTTCGAGCAAAGCCATGAGTATCATGAACAGTTTCGTTAATGATATTTTCGAACGCATTGCTGCCGAAGCATCTCGTTTGGCTCACTACAACAAACGATCGACCATCACCAGTCGGGAAATTCAAACCGCTGTTCGTCTGTTGTTGCCTGGTGAATTGGCCAAGCACGCTGTCAGTGAAGGCACAAAAGCCGTCACCAAATATACCAGCTccaagtaa
- the LOC119077547 gene encoding histone H2A produces the protein MSGRGKGGKVKGKAKSRSNRAGLQFPVGRIHRLLRKGNYAERVGAGAPVYLAAVMEYLAAEVLELAGNAARDNKKTRIIPRHLQLAIRNDEELNKLLSGVTIAQGGVLPNIQAVLLPKKTEKKA, from the coding sequence atgtcTGGCCGTGGTAAAGGTGGAAAAGTTAAGGGAAAGGCAAAGTCTCGTTCGAACCGTGCCGGATTACAGTTTCCAGTCGGTCGTATTCATCGATTATTACGCAAAGGCAACTATGCCGAACGTGTCGGTGCTGGTGCTCCAgtttatttggcagctgtgaTGGAATATTTGGCTGCTGAAGTATTGGAATTGGCTGGTAACGCAGCTCGTGACAACAAAAAGACCAGAATCATTCCACGTCATTTACAGTTGGCCATCCGCAACGACGAAGAATTGAACAAGTTGTTGTCGGGCGTAACCATTGCCCAAGGTGGTGTTCTGCCCAACATTCAGGCAGTTTTGTTGCCGAAAAAGACCGAAAAGAAGGCTTAA
- the LOC119077572 gene encoding histone H4, protein MTGRGKGGKGLGKGGAKRHRKVLRDNIQGITKPAIRRLARRGGVKRISGLIYEETRGVLKVFLENVIRDAVTYTEHAKRKTVTAMDVVYALKRQGRTLYGFGG, encoded by the coding sequence atgacTGGACGCGGTAAAGGTGGTAAAGGTTTGGGAAAAGGAGGCGCCAAGCGTCATCGCAAAGTTTTGCGTGATAACATCCAAGGTATTACGAAACCAGCCATTCGTCGATTGGCTCGTCGTGGTGGTGTCAAACGTATTTCTGGTTTGATCTACGAAGAAACCCGTGGTGTTCTGAAAGTTTTCTTGGAAAATGTTATCCGAGATGCAGTCACCTACACGGAACATGCTAAACGCAAGACCGTAACAGCCATGGATGTCGTTTATGCCTTGAAACGACAGGGACGTACATTGTACGGTTTCGGAGGTTAA